One genomic region from Cryptococcus gattii WM276 chromosome C, complete sequence encodes:
- a CDS encoding uncharacterized protein (Similar to TIGR gene model, INSD accession EAL21631.1) produces MAQGQSLPLNNSDSQDILRPGTYQSLLPFVDEILFILHAQTVSPEKISSAQASEQVAPKAKELAHVLESMKLSALSLPGAHLSIEEINNLTDVLEKEGEKRRQILRTFELLDLPAVDDFSLPGAETRAMGTHAFPSPNK; encoded by the exons ATGGCCCAAGGACAATCTTTGCCTTTGAACAACTCCGACTCGCAAGACATTCTGCGACCAGGGACATATCAATCGCTCCTGCCTTTTGTCGACGAGATCCTATTCATCCTCCATGCTCAAACCGTCTCTCCTGAGAAAATATCATCCGCCCAAGCATCCGAACAGGTTGCCCCCAAG GCGAAGGAACTCGCGCACGTTCTGGAAAGCATGAAACTCTCAGCCTTGTCTCTCCCTGGTGCTCACCTCTCAATAGAGGAGATCAACAACCTCACAGACGTTttggaaaaagaaggggagAAAAGACG CCAAATACTACGCACATTTGAGCTATTAGACCTACCTGCTGTGGACGACTTTTCTTTGCCTGGGGCTGAAACGAGAGCTATGGGTACCCATGcctttccctctcccaACAAGTGA